The window AAAAGGAGGTACATACTGATATGAGCAGATATACAGGACCTGTTTGCCGGCTTTGCCGCGCAGAAGGCGCCAAGCTCTTTCTGAAAGGTGACCGCTGCTATACGGAGAAATGTGGTTTCGCAAAGCGTAACTCGAAGCCTGGGCAGCATGGTACGCGCCGTGGCAAACTCAGCGAATACGGCATCCGTCTCCGCGAGAAGCAGAAACTTCGCCGTTTCTACGGAATCCACGAGACGCAGTTCGCTGAGATATTCGACAAGGCCAGCGGCATGGAGGGGCAGACGGGGCACAACTTCCTCCAGCTGCTTGAGCGCCGTCTCGACAACGTCGTCTATCGCCTCGGCTTCGGCGTGAGCCGCCGTCAGGCGCGCCAGCTCGTATGCCACGGACATTTCACGGTCAATGGGCGCAAGCTCGACATTCCGAGCGCGCTGCTCAAGGTTGGGGACGTCGTAGCGGTAGCGGAGGGCAGCCGCGATGTGGCGACCCTTAAAGAAAACGCCGAGGCGTCGGCGGCCCGCAGCATCCCTGCGTGGCTTTCCTTCAACGTAGAGGCAATGTCCGGAACAGTCGTTTCCGCACCTGTCCGCGAGCAGATTGACGTACCGGTGAACGAGCAATTCGTTGTCGAATTCTATGCACGTTAACGTGACGAGAAGGTGGGGGAGAATATGGATCACGACCGCCATGAGATCATAGTACAGGAATCAACCCCTTCATACGGCAAGATCACGATCGAGCCACTTGAGAGAGGATACGGGGTCACGCTTGGCAATTCGCTGCGCCGTGTCCTGCTTTCCTCAATAAGCGGAGCCGCGGTGGTCGCCGTCCGTATCGACGGCGTGCTGCATGAATTCAGTACGATCGCCGGAGTGAAGGAAGACGTTATCGAAATTCTGGTCAACCTGAAGCATATTCCCGTCCGCTGCCATTCGACGTCGGTGCGCACGCTGCATCTGGAAGCGAAGGGGCCGAAAGCCGTCACGGCTTCAGACATCGACCCGGACAGCGAGATCGAGTTCCCTGACCCTGACGCGTACATATGCACTCTTGAAGAGGGGCACTCGGTCTCGATGGACATTTACGTCTCCATCGGCACCGGATACGCGCCTATCGACCGTCCGCGTGCGACGTACCTTCCGATCGACGCACTTCAGACGGACGCGCTCTTCTCTCCCGTCCAGCGCGTAAAGTACGATATACAGGACAAACGCATGGGACAGCGCACGGACTACGACAGCCTTACGCTGGAGATCTGGACGAACGGCGTCGTCACGCCCGAGGACGCCGTCATACAGGCGGGGCTTATCCTCAAGGGATACTACGCTTCGATCGTCGACGCGCTGGCTGGGCCCGGGACGAGCGCTCTCTCCGAGATCATCAAGAGCGACGAGGCTCAGCAGCGAGCCGCGGGCGGCAAGCAAAGCTTCGATTCGCGCGCTCTCGGCGGCTTCCCGATGGGAGAAAATTCCATATACGCGCGCCCCGTCAGAGACCTTGAGCTTTCAGTGCGCAGCGAGAACTGCCTGCTGAGGGGCGGCGTCCATATGATAGGCGAACTTGTAACGAAGACGAGGGACGACCTTCTAAAAATACGCAACCTCGGCAAAATCTCCCTTCGTGAGATAGAGGAAAAACTGGCCAAGTTCGATCTTCACCTGAGCGGCGATATAAGCGCGCCGATCGGCGACGACGAAGAAGAAGACAAGGCCGACAGTGAACAGAACCCAAAGGAGGAATAAACAATGAGACACCGCATGAGTAAAAGGCGGTTGGGGCGCTGCAGCTCCCATAGACGCGCCATGTTGGGCAACATGGCCGCAAGTCTCTTCATCGAGGGCAGCATAGTGACGACCGAGACGAGGGCGAAAGAGCTCCGAAGCGTCGCCGAAAAGCTCATCACAAAGGCCAAGTCCGGCACGATCAACGACCGCCGCCTGGTGATCGCCCGCATCCCTCATAAAGAGGCCGTATTGAAACTCTTTAACGAAATAGGGCCGAAGTACGCGGAGCGCAACGGCGGCTACACTAGAATCGTGAAAATGGGCGCGAGA of the Synergistes jonesii genome contains:
- the rplQ gene encoding 50S ribosomal protein L17, which encodes MRHRMSKRRLGRCSSHRRAMLGNMAASLFIEGSIVTTETRAKELRSVAEKLITKAKSGTINDRRLVIARIPHKEAVLKLFNEIGPKYAERNGGYTRIVKMGARVGDASPMAVIQLVD
- a CDS encoding DNA-directed RNA polymerase subunit alpha encodes the protein MDHDRHEIIVQESTPSYGKITIEPLERGYGVTLGNSLRRVLLSSISGAAVVAVRIDGVLHEFSTIAGVKEDVIEILVNLKHIPVRCHSTSVRTLHLEAKGPKAVTASDIDPDSEIEFPDPDAYICTLEEGHSVSMDIYVSIGTGYAPIDRPRATYLPIDALQTDALFSPVQRVKYDIQDKRMGQRTDYDSLTLEIWTNGVVTPEDAVIQAGLILKGYYASIVDALAGPGTSALSEIIKSDEAQQRAAGGKQSFDSRALGGFPMGENSIYARPVRDLELSVRSENCLLRGGVHMIGELVTKTRDDLLKIRNLGKISLREIEEKLAKFDLHLSGDISAPIGDDEEEDKADSEQNPKEE
- the rpsD gene encoding 30S ribosomal protein S4, translating into MSRYTGPVCRLCRAEGAKLFLKGDRCYTEKCGFAKRNSKPGQHGTRRGKLSEYGIRLREKQKLRRFYGIHETQFAEIFDKASGMEGQTGHNFLQLLERRLDNVVYRLGFGVSRRQARQLVCHGHFTVNGRKLDIPSALLKVGDVVAVAEGSRDVATLKENAEASAARSIPAWLSFNVEAMSGTVVSAPVREQIDVPVNEQFVVEFYAR